GCGCATCGGGCAGGGAAGCCATCATCGGCACGTCCAGCGCTGCCCTGGCCATGCTGCGGGAAACCTTTGCCTGGCTGCGGGAGGGGTACAATCTGCCAGAAAGCACCCATCCCGGCCCGGCCCTGGCGCATATTCCATTGGGTGTGGATCCGGATCTCTTCCCGCCGCCGGATCCCCAGGCTAAAGCCGCGGCCCGGCAGCAACTGGGGCTGCCGCAGGATCGCTGGACCCTACTGTGCTTCGGCCGCCTGGCGCCGGCCCACAAGTTTGACCTGCCGCCGCTGCTGCGGGCCGTGCAGCGCGGCCTGTTGCCCGGCGGCGGCCTGTGCGCCGAAAAGATGACGCTGCTGCTGGCCGGCTGGACCGACACCGCCGATCATGGCCCGGCAGACACCTGGGCCGCCCTGGCCCGCAATCTCGGCCTGCACGTCCACCTGCTCAAGCGGCCGGACGCCGCCCGGAAGCAGGCGTGCTTTCTGGCGGCGGATTGCTTCATCTCCCCGGCGGACAGCATTCAGGAAACCTTCGGCCTGACCCTGCTGGAGGCCGGCCTGGCCGGCCTGCCGGTGATTGCCTCGGATTTCGACGGCTATCGGGATCTGATTGTCCCTGAGGAAACCGGCATCCTGGTGCCCAGCATTGGGTTTCCCCCTTCGCCGGATCTGGACGCCCTGGGGCAGGTGCTGCCGGACGATGCCCTGCATCTGCTCCTGGGGCAGCAGACCGTGGTGGACGTGCCCGCCCTGGCCCTGGCCCTGGGGCGGCTGTATGCGGATCGGGAACTGGGGGGGCGTCTGGGCCGGGCCGGCCGGGAGCGCGTGTTGCGGGAATTCGCCTGGCCGGCGGTCATTGCGAGGTATTGCGCCGTATGGGAAGCACAGTGGCGCACGCCGGAGCCGGCCGGGGACGCGGCGCATCCCCTGCATTTCCCGTACGCCCGGCTGTTTGCGGGGCACCCGTCGCACCATCTCGACGATGCCACGCCCGTGCGGCGCACGCGGTTGGGCGAGGCCATCGCCCGCGGGCAGGATCATCCCCAGCAGTACCTGGGCCTGGAACCGCTCCTGGATGCGGACGCCGTGCGCCGGCTCCTGGTGCTGTCCCGAACGACGACGCCGGCCGGCGAGCTGGTGCGGCGGATCATGGATGACGGCGGCCACGCCGAAGCCGTGGCCCGCTTCTGCCTGCACTGGGCGCTGAAGCAGGATATTCTGGAAGTGGTGGGGTGAGATGACGAGAGGGGAAAACCGCCTAAATGCGGTTTTCCCCTCTCACAAGGCCCTTGCCTCAAAACGATGCAACAGGCCTACGAAATCTCCACCGTGGGGGCGCTGGGAGAGATGCGCACGTCTTCGGAGGCGCGGTCCTCGGTCTTCCAGCTCATTTCAAAGGAGAATTTTTCCTTGTCCTTTTTCTGGGAGACTTCCATCTCGAAGGACAGGATGGAGGACGGGTGCAGCAGTACCGAGTCCTGCCCCAGTTGCACGTGCACGGCTCCGGCCTTGAGGCCTTTGACGACGTCTTCCAGATACGTGATGACCTGACCGAGCTCCATGGCTCCGTCGATCTTGACCTTGTTGTTCTTGCCCATGAAAATGCCTCCCGAAGCGTGGCGTTGCAAAGCAGTCTGTGAATGATTGCAGACGATGGCCCAGCCGTCGCGCATGGTCAAGAGAAACTGTATTTCGCCACCGTATCGTAACATTCTCCCCCGTGCCTGCCCGCATGTGGCGTCAGACGCTAGAGCAAGATATCTTTGAAAGGAGTTCTCGGGGGAAAACCTTTCTGAAGAAAGGNTTCTGAAGAAAGGTTCTTCCCTCGCAACGTCCTTTTTCAAAAGGAAAATGCCCTAGCGGAACTGCCGTTGTAGCTGGTCGAACAGGTCGGGGCTGCGGCGGTCCAGGGCAAGCACATCGTGCAGTTTGGCCAGCTGTTTTTCCACCTGGGGCAGCTGGTCGTCATCCCGGACCATCAGCCACATGCGGCTTTCGGCCGTATCGGCGTCGGTGGTGTCGGGCAAGACCAGGATGCCTTCCAGGTTGAAGGCCCGCCGGGCAAAGAGCCCGCACACGTGGGACATGACTCCGGGATGGTTGTTCACCCGCAATTCCAGCACAATCATGGCGCAATCTCCGGCATGGGTTGCAAGGTTACTGGCGAGCGCAGGCATGGGGGGCCTCCTCCAGCATGTCGCAGTTGGCCGCGCCTGGGGGCACCATGGGGAAGACGTTTTCCTCCCGGCCGATGGGCATGCGCACCAGGGCCGGTCCCGGGGCGCTCAGGGCCTGGGCCAGCACGGCGTGGGGGTTGTCCGTCCCGGCCAGATCCCAGGCGCGCACGCCCATGGCCCGGGCCACGGCCGGGAAATCCACCTGGATGGTGTATTCCGAGGCAAAGCCCGGGTTGGCGTAGAACAGTTGCTGCTGCTGACGCACCAGCCCCAGGGAATGGTTGTCCAGCACCACCACGGTGACGTCGAGTTGCTGTTCCGCCGCGGTGGCCAGCTCCTGGATATTCATCTGCAGGCTGCCATCCCCGGAAAAGCAGACCACCTTGCGCTGCGGGGCCGCCAATGCCGCGCCCAAGGCTGCCGGCAGGCCAAAGCCCATGGTCCCAAGGCCGCCGGAGGTGAGCCAGCGTTGCGGGGCCAGATACGGGTGGGCCTGGGCCGTCCACATCTGATGCTTGCCCACGTCCGTGACCACCACCGCCTCGGGGCCGGCCAGCTCGGCCACGGCGCGGATGAGTCCGTAGGGCCGGCGGATGTCGTCTTCCCCGGGCAGACGCATGCCGCACTGTTCCCGGCAGGTCTCCACCCGCTGCCGCCAGGCGTGGCGGGTGCGGGGGGTGATGCACGGCAGCAGGGCTTCCAGGGTCAGGCGCACGTCCGCGGCGATGCCCACATGGGCGGTGCGCAGCTTGTGCAGTTCGGCGGGATCGATGTCCACATGGACCAGATCGGCATCCGGGCAGAAGGCGGCCAGCTTGCCGGTGGCGCGGTCGTCGAATCGGGCGCCCAGGGCAATGAGCAGGTCGGCTTCTTCCAGGAGCAGGTTCGTGGAGCGGGCGGCGTGCATGCCCAGCATGCCCAGGGCCAGGGGATGCCGCGCCGGCAGCACCCCCAGGCCCATAAGGGTCATGGCGGCGGGAATGCCGGCGCGCTCGGCCAGGGACCGGGCCAGGTGGCTGGCCTGCGCGGCCACCACGCCCCCGCCCAGGTACAGCACCGGGCGCTGTGCGGCGTTGATGCGTTCGGCAGCGCGGAAGACATCCTGCGGATCCGGCGCACGGGGCGGCAGGGCCTGGCCGGGTTCGGGCCAGTCGGTCACGGTGCAGATGGCGGTCTGGACGTCCTTGGGCACATCCACCAGCACCGGGCCGGGCCGGCCGGAAGCGGCGATGCGGAAGGCTTCCGGGAGCACCCGCAGCAGCTCGTCCACGCTGCGCACCAGATAGTTGTGCTTGGTGATGGGGATGCTCAGGCCGTAGGTGTCCACCTCCTGGAAGGCGTCTGACCCGATGCAGCCGCCGGGCACCTGCCCGGTGATGCAGACCATGGGGATGGAATCCAGCTTGGCGTCGGCCACGGCGGTGAGCAGGTTCATGGCGCCGGGACCGGAAGTGGCCAGGGCCACGCCGGGCCGGCCGCTGACGCGGGCCATGCCCTGGGCCATGAAGCCCGCGCCCTGTTCGTGCCGGGCCAGGACGTGGCGGATGCGTCGGCGCTGCTGCCAGTCCGCGGCCAGGGCATCATAGATGGGCAGATTGGCGCCGCCGGGAATGCCGGCCACAACCTCCACGCCCTGTCTGGCCAGCAATTCCACGATGATCTGCGCGCCGGTCAACTGTTTGCCAGATGCGGCGGTGGTGTCCTGTGAGTGATCCATGTGCAAACCTCCTGAGAACTCCTCGGTTGGCCTGCTTGACGCCGAGGGGGTGGTGGTCTGCAACAAAAAACACCCCGCCGGCGCGCGCCGGCGGGGTGTGCAAGACGAGTATGCCTGTGAGACTACATCGCCACCGCCACGGCGCGCAACAGAACCTTGCGTACTACGACGACGCTGACAACGCCGGCTAGGAGAGCCTGGGCGGCGAAGGCCTGGGAGGCAGGCAGGTTCAGGGCGGGTTCGTGACGATGCATGGGGGGACGATCCGGCAAAATGGAGAAAAAGTCAATCCCCATTGGTTGATTTTGTCTGGATCGGCGAGCGCCCGGCAAACAGGGCCTCCCAGTCCAGGGGCTGCAGGCTGTCCTCGTTCTTGCGTTGCAGCCAGGCCCAGCCCTCCGACGGAATGCAGCCCACGGGGATATGGTTGACGAACTGCCGGCCGCCCAGGACGCAACTGCAGCTCCAGCCGCAGATGTCGCAGGTGCAGCCGCCGGTCTTCAGGCATTCCTTGAGCACGCCGGCGCGGTCGCAGCAGGCGTCGCACAGCAGCAGAAAGGCGCGCGGCATGGGGGCTCCCGGGGTTTCTGTTATTCCCCTTGCACGAAACGGGAAGGGCAGTGTATAGCCAAGCCAGACCAACCGCAATCCCCGCGGGCGTTTGCCCGCACCAGCCCGAAGGAGGAGACCCATGGCGAACGAAGGCGACGTGTACAAGTGTGAACTGTGCGGCCAGGTGGTGAAAGTGCTGGAAGAAGGCGGCGGCACGCTGGTGTGCTGCGGCGAGGATATGGTCAAGCAGTAAACCCGATCATGCAGGGGTATCCCTGCCCTGACCGACTGTTCAAGACACATGCACAGGGGGGATCTTCCCCCCTGTTGTTTTATTGACGGTGCACCATTGCCACAGGAGCGTCGCGCCATGCGGAAAAATCAGTACCTGATCGACAACATGTCCATGCACGAGTCCTGGCGGCTCTTCAAGATCATGGCCGAGATCGTGGACGGGTTCGACACCTTGAGCGAGCTGGGCGCGGCGGTCTCCATTTTCGGGTCGGCCCGCGTGCAGGAAGGCGACCCCATGTACGACGACACGCGCAAGCTCGCCCGCAAGTTGTGCGAGGCTGGCTATGCCGTGATCACCGGCGGCGGGCCGGGCATCATGGAGGCCGGCAACCGTGGCGCGGCCGAGGCCGGCGGCCCCAGCGTGGGCCTGAACATTGAGCTGCCCCACGAGCAGGCGCCCAATCCTTTCCAGACCGTGCGCTGCAGCTTCAACTATTTCTTCGTGCGCAAGATCATGTTCGTCAAATACGCCATGGCCTACGTGGTCATGCCCGGCGGGGTGGGCACGCTGGACGAACTCTTCGAGGCTGCCGTGCTTTCGCAGACCAAGCGCATCAAGCCGTTTCCCATCATCCTGTACCAGGAATCCTTCTGGGGCGGGCTCATGGGCTGGATTCGGGAGACCATGTGCAGCCGTGGCTTCATCAATGAAGAAGAGCTGGAAATGTTCACCATCCTGAACACGCCGGAAGAAGTGGTGCAGTACATCAAGCGGCACGTGATCCTGTAGTGCGACCAGATCGCGTCATCTTGACCGTCGGCGGGAAAGCGTTCAAGGTGTCGCGTTCCGTTGCACCCTTTCACCCCCCATTGCAATCATGCACGAATCCAGCAGCGCGCGCTTGCGCATCACCTGTGCGGACCGTCCGGGCATTGTGGCCGCGGTCAGCAATTTTTTGTATTCCCACGGGGCCAACATCACGTCCCTGGACCAGTATTCCACGGATCCCGAAGGCGGCGTGTTCTTCATGCGCCAGGAGTTTCAGACGCCGCATCTGGACCTGACCCGCTCGGCCCTGGAGAGCGCCTTTCAGGGCGTGGTGGCGGACCGGTTTGAGATGGACTGGAACATCACCTACAGCACAGACAAGAAACGCATGGCCGTGCTCGTCTCCGGCCAGGAACATTGCCTGCTGGAACTGCTGTGGCGCTGGTCTCGCGGTGAACTGGACTGCGACGTGCGCATGGTGCTCAGCAACCATCCCGTGCATCGGGAAGCGGTGGAGGCCTTCGGCATTCCGTATCACTACATTGCCGAAGCCGCGGACGACCGCGCCGCAGCCGAAGCCCGCATGCTGGAGCTGCTGGAAGGGCAGGTGGATGTGCTGGTGCTGGCGCGCTACATGCGCATTTTGACCGGGGAATTCGTGTCCCGCTTTCCCGAGTCCATCATCAACATCCATCATTCCTTTCTGCCGGCATTTCCCGGGGCGGATCCGTACCGCCAGGCCAAGGACCGTGGCGTGAAGCTCATCGGCGCGACGGCCCATTATGTGACGGCGGAGCTGGATGCCGGCCCCATCATCGAACAGGACGTCGCCCGCGTGAGTCATCGGCAGAGCGTGGAGGAGTTGCGCCGGCTGGGTCGGGACATCGAACGCCAGGTGCTGGCCCGGGCCGTGCGGCTGCATCTGGAGGATCGTATCATCGTCCACCAGAACAAGACCATCGTGTTCCGCTAGCCCGCATATTGCATGNNNNNNNNNNNNNNNNNNNNNNNNNNNNNNNNNNNNNNNNNNNNNNNNNNNNNNNNNNNNNNNNNNNNNNNNNNNNNNNNNNNNNNNNNNNNNNNNNNNNNNNNNNNNNNNNNNNNNNNNNNNNNNNNNNNNNNNNNNNNNNNNNNNNNNNNNNNNNNNNNNNNNNNNNNNNNNNNNNNNNNNNNNNNNNNNNNNNNNNNNNNNNNNNNNNNNNNNNNNNNNNNNNNNNNNNNNNNNNNNNNNNNNNNNNNNNNNNNNNNNNNNNNNNNNNNNNNNNNNNNNNNNNNNNNNNNNNNNNNNNNNNNNNNNNNNNNNNNNNNNNNNNNNNNNNNNNNNNNNNNNNNNNNNNNNNNNNNNNNNNNNNNNNNNNNNNNNNNNNNNNNNNNNNNNNNNNNNNNNNNNNNNNNNNNNNNNNNNNNNNNNNNNNNNNNNNNNNNNNNNNNNNNNNNNNNNNNNNNNNNNNNNNNNNNNNNNNNNNNNNNNNNNNNNNNNNNNNNNNNNNNNNNNNNNNNNNNNNNNNNNNNNNNNNNNNNNNNNNNNNNNNNNNNNNNNNNNNNNNNNNNNNNNNNNNNNNNNNNNNNNNNNNNNNNNNNNNNNNNNNNNNNNNNNNNNNNNNNNNNNNNNNNNNNNNNNNNNNNNNNNNNNNNNNNNNNNNNNNNNNNNNNNNNNNNNNNNNNNNNNNNNNNNNNNNNNNNNNNNNNNNNNNNNNNNNNNNNNNNNNNNNNNNNNNNNNNNNNNNNNNNNNNNNNNNNNNNNNNNNNNNNNNNNNNNNNNNNNNNNNNNNNNNNNNNNNNNNNNNNNNNNNNNNNNNNNNNNNNNNNNNNNNNNNNNNNNNNNNNNNNNNNNNNNNNNNNNNNNNNNNNNNNNNNNNNNNNNNNNNNNNNNNNNNNNNNNNNNNNNNNNNNNNNNNNNNNNNNNNNNNNNNNNNNNNNNNNNNNNNNNNNNNNNNNNNNNNNNNNNNNNNNNNNNNNNNNNNNNNNNNNNNNNNNNNNNNNNNNNNNNNNNNNNNNNNNNNNNNNNNNNNNNNNNNNNNNNNNNNNNNNNNNNNNNNNNNNNNNNNNNNNNNNNNNNNNNNNNNNNNNNNNNNNNNNNNNNNNNNNNNNNNNNNNNNNNNNNNNNNNNNNNNNNNNNNNNNNNNNNNNNNNNNNNNNNNNNNNNNNNNNNNNNNNNNNNNNNNNNNNNNNNNNNNNNNNNNNNNNNNNNNNNNNNNNNNNNNNNNNNNNNNNNNNNNNNNNNNNNNNNNNNNNNNNNNNNNNNNNNNNNNNNNNNNNNNNNNNNNNNNNNNNNNNNNNNNNNNNNNNNNNNNNNNNNNNNNNNNNNNNNNNNNNNNNNNNNNNNNNNNNNNNNNNNNNNNNNNNNNNNNNNNNNNNNNNNNNNNNNNNNNNNNNNNNNNNNNNNNNNNNNNNNNNNNNNNNNNNNNNNNNNNNNNNNNNNNNNNNNNNNNNNNNNNNNNNNNNNNNNNNNNNNNNNNNNNNNNNNNNNNNNNNNNNNNNNNNNNNNNNNNNNNNNNNNNNNNNNNNNNNNNNNNNNNNNNNNNNNNNNNNNNNNNNNNNNNNNNNGTGCAATATGCGGGCTAGAGCCTGTTACTTTTGAAAAAGGACATTGCGAGAGGGGAAACCTTTCTGTAGAAAGGTTTCCCCTCGATGACTTCTTTCAGAACAAGACAATGCGCCAGTCGCGTGCAGCGCGGGTGCTACAGAAAATCCGGATCGATGCCGGCCTTGCCGTTGGCCAGCATGATTTTGAGGAAGGTCAGGGTCCGTTCGTCCGCCGGGACGATGGGGAACTGGCCTTTGCAGCTGTCGCACTGGGCCAGGGAGGGCTGGGTGGGGCCCACCAGGGGCACCTGCCGCTGGCAGTGCGGGCAGGGGTAGAAAAACACCAGTTCCAGACCGACGGGCTTGACGGGGGTAAGGGGCTTGCGGATGTCGCTCATGGCAATGCAGGTCCTGTTCGAGGGCATGTTGTTTTTGAAAAGACTTCTCGGGGGGAACCCTTTCTGGAGAAAGGGTTCCCCCCGAACCCCCCTCNNNNNNNNNNAACCTTTTGCAAAAAGGTTTCCCCTCTCGCACCGTCCTTTTTCAAAAAGTAAAAGACCCTAGTGTTGCGATGTGGGGCGCAGCAGGGATTCGCCGGTCATCTGGCTGCCCGGTGCTGCGTTGTCCAGCCCCATGAGTGCCAGCACCGTGGGGGCCACGTCGCCCAGGCGGCCATCGGCCAGGCGAGGCGCCGCGCCGTTCCCCAGCGGGTCCCCTGGCGGCAGGATGAGGACCAGGGGCACGGGATTGGTGCTGTGGGCGGTCTGGGGGTTGCCTTGGGCGTCCAGCATCTCTTCCGCATTGCCGTGATCGGCCGTCAGCAGGGTGCGCCAGCCGTGGGCGCGGGCGGCGTCCAGAATCTGTCCCACACAGGTGTCCACGGTTTCGACGGCCTGCATGGCCGCGGGGATGCTCCCGGTGTGGCCCACCATATCCATATTGGCCAGATTGCAGACGATGAGCGCATGTTTGCGGGCGGCCAGGGCGGCCAGCAGTTGGCGCGTGACTTCGGGGCAGCTCATCTCGGGTTTGAGATCGTAGGTGGCCACCTCGCGCGGGCTGGGCACCAGGGCGCGCTCTTCGCCGTCAAAGAGCGCCTCGCGGCCGCCGGAGAAGAAATACGTCACATGGGCGTATTTTTCCGTCTCGGCAATGCGCAGTTGCTGCAGTCCATGGCTGGCGACCACTTCTCCGAGCACGCCGGCGAGGTCCTGCGGAGGGAAGGCCGCCGGCAGGGGCAGGGAGGCGTCGTAGCGGGTCATGGTGGCAAAGCCGGCCAGCCGGGGCCGCATGGGGCGGGGGTAGGCGTCGAAGGCGTCGTCCCACAGGGCGCGGCAGAGCTGGCGAGCGCGGTCTGCCCGGAAATTGAAGAAGAAGATGCCGTCGCCGTCCCTGAGCTGCCCGGCGGCCTGACCATCGGCGCCGGTGATGACATGCGGGGCGACGAATTCATCGGTCTCGCCGGCGTCATAGGCTGCCTGGACCAGGGCGGCAGGATCCGCCGCCGCCACGGCGCCGCTCAGGGAGACGGGCAGGGTGAGGGCGCGGTGGAAGCGTTCCACCCGGTCCCAGCGCTTGTCGCGGTCCATGGCCCAATACCGGCCGGTGACGGTGACAATCTCGCCCCAGCCCAGTTCCTGCAGAAAGGTCTGGAGCCGCAGCATGTCGCCGTGCCCGCTGGTGGGGGGCTGGTCCCGGCCGTCCAGGAACACGTGCACCAGGGCCGGCACGCCTTGCTGTTTGGCCAGGGTGAGCAGGGCCTTGAGGTGGCTGCTGTGGCTGTGCACGCCGCCGTCGGAAAGCAGGCCCATGCAATGCAGCCGGCCACCGGCGGCCTTGATGTCCGCCATGAGGGCCAGGATCACGGGATTGGTGAAAAAGGAACCGTCCTCAATGGCGATATCGATGCGGGTCATGTCTTGATAGACCACGCGGCCAGCGCCCAGGTTCATGTGGCCCACTTCCGAATTGCCCATGAAGCCGGCGGGCAGGCCCACGGCGCGGCCGGAGCAGGCCAGCGCGGCGCAGGGCGCGTCCTTGACGAGCGCGTCCAGTACCGGGGTATGCGCCAGGGCGATGGCATTGCCGGGACCGTCCGGCGCCAGGCCGCAGCCATCCAGGATGAGCAGCAGGACCGGAGAAATGGCGGGAGCGCTCATGCGTCGGCGTCCTGCGCGTCTTGGGTGTCCTGGGTGCTCTGGGCGGATTCGGGCGCGGCGGGGCGGGAGGAATCCGGCAGCGCAAGATCCATGCGCGGCACCTGGAGCCAGAGGCCTTCCAGGTTGAAGAGGCGGCGCATGTCCCCGGTGAAGATGTGGACGAGGACATCATTCAGATCCATCAGGACCCACTGGCCGGCCTTGTAGCCTTCCACGCCCAGCACTTCCAGGTTCTGCTCCCGGGCCAGCTCGGTCACGGCATCGGCCAGGGCCTG
This sequence is a window from Megalodesulfovibrio gigas DSM 1382 = ATCC 19364. Protein-coding genes within it:
- a CDS encoding glycosyltransferase family 4 protein, giving the protein MNAPRTFLTLDPFYEGGGVMGRIAANAGFLRALLRAEVFDACHFFLPSAQQCRTLEAALRQDGVFSDKIRLLLRQDLPRALAEERYYCAHLSDCLTSLPALARLRRLHAPRAFPVTGATHTLSYSRFAPLYLAHLWPGASGREAIIGTSSAALAMLRETFAWLREGYNLPESTHPGPALAHIPLGVDPDLFPPPDPQAKAAARQQLGLPQDRWTLLCFGRLAPAHKFDLPPLLRAVQRGLLPGGGLCAEKMTLLLAGWTDTADHGPADTWAALARNLGLHVHLLKRPDAARKQACFLAADCFISPADSIQETFGLTLLEAGLAGLPVIASDFDGYRDLIVPEETGILVPSIGFPPSPDLDALGQVLPDDALHLLLGQQTVVDVPALALALGRLYADRELGGRLGRAGRERVLREFAWPAVIARYCAVWEAQWRTPEPAGDAAHPLHFPYARLFAGHPSHHLDDATPVRRTRLGEAIARGQDHPQQYLGLEPLLDADAVRRLLVLSRTTTPAGELVRRIMDDGGHAEAVARFCLHWALKQDILEVVG
- a CDS encoding amphi-Trp domain-containing protein — encoded protein: MGKNNKVKIDGAMELGQVITYLEDVVKGLKAGAVHVQLGQDSVLLHPSSILSFEMEVSQKKDKEKFSFEMSWKTEDRASEDVRISPSAPTVEIS
- a CDS encoding ACT domain-containing protein, translated to MIVLELRVNNHPGVMSHVCGLFARRAFNLEGILVLPDTTDADTAESRMWLMVRDDDQLPQVEKQLAKLHDVLALDRRSPDLFDQLQRQFR
- the ilvB gene encoding acetolactate synthase large subunit, which gives rise to MDHSQDTTAASGKQLTGAQIIVELLARQGVEVVAGIPGGANLPIYDALAADWQQRRRIRHVLARHEQGAGFMAQGMARVSGRPGVALATSGPGAMNLLTAVADAKLDSIPMVCITGQVPGGCIGSDAFQEVDTYGLSIPITKHNYLVRSVDELLRVLPEAFRIAASGRPGPVLVDVPKDVQTAICTVTDWPEPGQALPPRAPDPQDVFRAAERINAAQRPVLYLGGGVVAAQASHLARSLAERAGIPAAMTLMGLGVLPARHPLALGMLGMHAARSTNLLLEEADLLIALGARFDDRATGKLAAFCPDADLVHVDIDPAELHKLRTAHVGIAADVRLTLEALLPCITPRTRHAWRQRVETCREQCGMRLPGEDDIRRPYGLIRAVAELAGPEAVVVTDVGKHQMWTAQAHPYLAPQRWLTSGGLGTMGFGLPAALGAALAAPQRKVVCFSGDGSLQMNIQELATAAEQQLDVTVVVLDNHSLGLVRQQQQLFYANPGFASEYTIQVDFPAVARAMGVRAWDLAGTDNPHAVLAQALSAPGPALVRMPIGREENVFPMVPPGAANCDMLEEAPHACARQ
- the dsr gene encoding desulforedoxin → MANEGDVYKCELCGQVVKVLEEGGGTLVCCGEDMVKQ
- a CDS encoding LOG family protein, giving the protein MRKNQYLIDNMSMHESWRLFKIMAEIVDGFDTLSELGAAVSIFGSARVQEGDPMYDDTRKLARKLCEAGYAVITGGGPGIMEAGNRGAAEAGGPSVGLNIELPHEQAPNPFQTVRCSFNYFFVRKIMFVKYAMAYVVMPGGVGTLDELFEAAVLSQTKRIKPFPIILYQESFWGGLMGWIRETMCSRGFINEEELEMFTILNTPEEVVQYIKRHVIL
- the purU gene encoding formyltetrahydrofolate deformylase gives rise to the protein MHESSSARLRITCADRPGIVAAVSNFLYSHGANITSLDQYSTDPEGGVFFMRQEFQTPHLDLTRSALESAFQGVVADRFEMDWNITYSTDKKRMAVLVSGQEHCLLELLWRWSRGELDCDVRMVLSNHPVHREAVEAFGIPYHYIAEAADDRAAAEARMLELLEGQVDVLVLARYMRILTGEFVSRFPESIINIHHSFLPAFPGADPYRQAKDRGVKLIGATAHYVTAELDAGPIIEQDVARVSHRQSVEELRRLGRDIERQVLARAVRLHLEDRIIVHQNKTIVFR
- the gpmI gene encoding 2,3-bisphosphoglycerate-independent phosphoglycerate mutase, translated to MSAPAISPVLLLILDGCGLAPDGPGNAIALAHTPVLDALVKDAPCAALACSGRAVGLPAGFMGNSEVGHMNLGAGRVVYQDMTRIDIAIEDGSFFTNPVILALMADIKAAGGRLHCMGLLSDGGVHSHSSHLKALLTLAKQQGVPALVHVFLDGRDQPPTSGHGDMLRLQTFLQELGWGEIVTVTGRYWAMDRDKRWDRVERFHRALTLPVSLSGAVAAADPAALVQAAYDAGETDEFVAPHVITGADGQAAGQLRDGDGIFFFNFRADRARQLCRALWDDAFDAYPRPMRPRLAGFATMTRYDASLPLPAAFPPQDLAGVLGEVVASHGLQQLRIAETEKYAHVTYFFSGGREALFDGEERALVPSPREVATYDLKPEMSCPEVTRQLLAALAARKHALIVCNLANMDMVGHTGSIPAAMQAVETVDTCVGQILDAARAHGWRTLLTADHGNAEEMLDAQGNPQTAHSTNPVPLVLILPPGDPLGNGAAPRLADGRLGDVAPTVLALMGLDNAAPGSQMTGESLLRPTSQH
- the rsfS gene encoding ribosome silencing factor translates to MTHTQHKYNAMPFDEKARLLAARLHDKQADEPIGLILRGRSAATDAMLIATAKTQRHAQALADAVTELAREQNLEVLGVEGYKAGQWVLMDLNDVLVHIFTGDMRRLFNLEGLWLQVPRMDLALPDSSRPAAPESAQSTQDTQDAQDADA